From Ferviditalea candida:
GACCGTCGCTGTCGAACAAGAACCGACAGAGGACATCACCACGGAACTGGTGAAGCTGAATCCGTATCGCTATGCGGGCTATTATTGGGACCGCAAGACTCAGTATTATTACCTGCAAGCCCGTTATTACGATCCGAGAAACGGGAGATTCCTGTCGGCGGATACGTATCGGGGTGAAATCCAAAACCCACTTAGTTTACATTTGTATGCCTATGCTTTCAACAATCCCGTGAACTATGTGGATCCGACAGGGCATATGTCGTTTAAGGCGTGGTGGTATGAATTAGCTGGGGAATCGGTAGGATTTTCCAGTGAATTCGTGAAACAAAGTATAGATTCAGTAAAAAGCGTAGGGGCTTTGTTTAAGAGGGAAACTTACGAAGCAATAGGAAGATTAATAACAGCTATCAAGAATCATGAAATCACTTTAGAAGATCTAAAATATTTGGTTCCTGATGAAGTGAGAAATGCGGTTATTTATCAATTAAACCATGAAGAAGAAATTCTTTATGGTGATCCTTCTGCAGAAGAAGCTTACCAATATGGAGTACAAGAAGGTATAGTATCGGGTTATGTAGCTGCTCTCGTTGTTGTGCCAGGTGCTTTAGCGAAATTCATCAAGCAAAGTTCACGCATTGCTAAAATAATGTTTGATAAATCTAAAGGAAAAATAAAGGAAGCATACGAGAGTGCAAAGGCTACTACTGAGGGGACGGGTAAAGTCGTCGGTTCTCTTGATGGCTTGACCAGTGCTGAAAAAACTGTAATTAATGATTTAGTGAGTCAAGGGAAGACAGTCGAGGTCATTCCAAAGACTACTGCTTCAAAAACGCCTGACTTCCTCGTTGATGGTGT
This genomic window contains:
- a CDS encoding RHS repeat-associated core domain-containing protein, which produces TVAVEQEPTEDITTELVKLNPYRYAGYYWDRKTQYYYLQARYYDPRNGRFLSADTYRGEIQNPLSLHLYAYAFNNPVNYVDPTGHMSFKAWWYELAGESVGFSSEFVKQSIDSVKSVGALFKRETYEAIGRLITAIKNHEITLEDLKYLVPDEVRNAVIYQLNHEEEILYGDPSAEEAYQYGVQEGIVSGYVAALVVVPGALAKFIKQSSRIAKIMFDKSKGKIKEAYESAKATTEGTGKVVGSLDGLTSAEKTVINDLVSQGKTVEVIPKTTASKTPDFLVDGVKTELKTLENPNINTGITRIQKGFKQGAETVIIDGRSAGLSTEQAQQIINRAKGTYSDKTLPGKVEIWTNDGTITFP